A window from Sphingobacterium hotanense encodes these proteins:
- a CDS encoding relaxase/mobilization nuclease domain-containing protein yields MSSILNYNEQKVLSAKASLIDCCNFPLPLQQITSSFYQSYLKHRNNLNLRSNVKSLHIMLSFSPDQTNLSLEQLRELSREYMALIGFRDQPHLTYQHMDTTVPHLHIVTTAIEANGNRIDTSNLWRRRSLPAVEILARKYSLNRTPKTIDLTQLDKKRPTRLQYGTSATRHSMEHIIRFVQKQYCLTHLAEWNAVLASYGIRAVTLAKKSAGAHPGLLYFSIDSQNKNIGTGILASQLKTKPTYRNLERIFMMNSFRISARSRETRIQLKLLLTNRQISDHQLSSELSNRGIGIYHAPLQDGERKVMLVDHIHHCVLSSLSQGLTKEAYQQIASVSKRLHGPNDPCDRNITELKTNTQKAHRKRF; encoded by the coding sequence ATGAGTTCAATATTGAACTATAACGAGCAAAAGGTTCTTTCTGCGAAAGCGAGCTTGATCGACTGCTGTAACTTCCCATTGCCTTTACAGCAGATTACAAGCTCGTTCTATCAATCTTACCTCAAACATAGAAACAATCTTAATTTGAGGTCGAATGTAAAGAGCCTTCATATCATGCTTTCGTTTTCCCCGGACCAGACCAATCTTTCACTGGAACAATTGCGGGAGCTCTCGCGGGAATACATGGCCTTGATAGGTTTTAGGGACCAGCCGCATCTTACCTATCAGCACATGGACACTACAGTTCCTCACCTTCATATTGTGACCACCGCAATCGAAGCTAATGGAAATCGTATAGACACCAGCAACCTGTGGAGACGGCGTTCCCTCCCTGCTGTTGAAATTTTAGCAAGGAAGTATAGCCTTAACCGCACGCCGAAAACCATTGATCTGACCCAACTGGATAAAAAGCGTCCCACTCGATTGCAGTACGGAACATCGGCGACCAGACACAGTATGGAGCACATCATCCGGTTTGTTCAAAAACAGTATTGTCTCACACATCTAGCGGAGTGGAATGCTGTTTTGGCCTCCTATGGGATTAGAGCCGTAACCTTGGCAAAAAAATCTGCAGGAGCACACCCTGGCTTGCTGTACTTCAGTATCGATTCTCAAAACAAAAATATAGGTACGGGAATCCTCGCAAGCCAACTGAAGACCAAACCTACCTATAGGAATTTAGAGCGTATTTTTATGATGAACTCTTTCCGAATTTCTGCAAGGAGCAGGGAAACGCGAATCCAACTCAAGTTGCTTCTCACCAACCGCCAGATTTCTGATCATCAGCTAAGCTCTGAACTATCCAATCGGGGTATTGGCATCTATCACGCTCCTCTTCAAGATGGAGAAAGAAAGGTTATGCTAGTGGATCATATCCACCATTGTGTGCTGAGCTCGTTGAGTCAAGGACTGACAAAAGAAGCTTATCAACAAATTGCTAGCGTGTCAAAGCGCCTGCATGGCCCGAATGACCCTTGCGACCGGAATATTACAGAGCTCAAAACTAATACGCAGAAAGCACACAGGAAACGTTTTTAG
- a CDS encoding plasmid mobilization protein, whose amino-acid sequence MKKARKKAVRSLSIRIRLTPQEYSLLTGRQQASTCPSLSHYVRQMIFRRRIIKTTRNLSEDAMMDALSRIQRELERIGVYNPSLRSIDDAEINELIKLLDELNQQIKHQWSYVRTN is encoded by the coding sequence ATGAAAAAAGCAAGAAAGAAGGCAGTACGTTCCTTAAGCATTCGTATTCGTCTGACGCCGCAAGAATATAGTTTGCTGACCGGAAGACAACAGGCCAGCACGTGTCCATCGCTATCCCATTATGTTCGGCAAATGATTTTCCGACGGAGAATCATAAAAACTACTCGAAATCTATCAGAGGATGCCATGATGGACGCTCTTTCAAGAATTCAACGCGAACTAGAAAGGATTGGCGTTTATAACCCAAGTCTACGCTCCATTGATGATGCAGAAATCAATGAACTAATCAAATTATTAGACGAATTAAACCAACAAATTAAACACCAATGGAGCTATGTTCGCACGAATTGA
- a CDS encoding toprim domain-containing protein, whose protein sequence is MTFQKLKPDLNEIKGIDMVSYLSSLGHEPTRVRGDNFWYLSPLRLEKEASFKINRRLNRWYDYGMGQGGNIIDFAMRYNQFTIGEFLDSINHASTLKQRQRAEDPAWNTRSGLRIVENRSLRHDALLNYLQERRISISIADRYLRELHFEIDNKTYFGLGFPNRSGGYEIRNSFMKISSSPKDISTYIRDHPKVAAFEGFMDFLTFRTLHRDLDENRMDFVVLNSASFFDRAKPLLEQHRNISLYFDQDQTGRNLTQMALASDQRYMDESNLYKEHKDLNEWACSIGRSKKVAFGSLKIKS, encoded by the coding sequence ATGACGTTTCAAAAACTAAAGCCCGACTTGAACGAGATAAAGGGAATTGACATGGTGAGTTATCTCTCAAGTCTTGGCCACGAGCCCACACGAGTTCGTGGGGATAATTTTTGGTATCTTTCTCCTCTGCGCCTTGAAAAGGAAGCTTCTTTCAAGATCAATCGACGGTTGAACAGATGGTATGACTATGGAATGGGTCAGGGAGGAAATATAATTGATTTCGCTATGCGATACAATCAATTCACTATTGGAGAGTTTTTGGACTCTATTAACCACGCCTCGACACTCAAGCAAAGGCAGCGAGCAGAGGACCCCGCATGGAATACCCGAAGCGGACTGAGGATTGTAGAGAACCGCTCCTTGCGCCATGATGCGTTGCTTAACTACCTTCAAGAAAGGCGCATTTCAATCAGCATCGCCGACCGCTATCTTCGCGAGCTTCATTTTGAAATCGACAATAAGACATATTTCGGTTTGGGCTTTCCTAACCGTTCTGGTGGATACGAAATTCGCAACAGTTTCATGAAGATTAGTAGCTCCCCTAAAGATATTTCTACTTATATCCGGGATCATCCCAAGGTGGCAGCCTTTGAAGGCTTTATGGATTTTCTCACTTTTCGAACCTTACATCGAGATTTAGATGAGAACAGAATGGATTTCGTTGTTCTCAACTCTGCATCGTTCTTCGATCGCGCCAAACCTCTGCTGGAGCAGCACCGAAACATCTCACTTTATTTCGACCAGGATCAGACAGGCAGAAATCTGACACAGATGGCACTTGCATCTGATCAAAGGTATATGGATGAAAGCAATCTATATAAAGAGCATAAAGATCTGAATGAATGGGCCTGTTCGATCGGGCGCTCGAAGAAAGTAGCATTCGGATCATTGAAGATAAAATCATAG
- a CDS encoding RNA polymerase sigma factor, whose amino-acid sequence MNNDFFKKEVLAHSAALMQYATKFTGNDEDAQDLVQNTLLKVVRNHTKFAKGTNVLGWIYTIMRNTFINDCRKSTLAQKYRSYRQSQESKVLTSVSNHGERSFIKGEIQEALQSLPEKYYQAFMMHFEGYKYQEIAAYLDIPEGTVKTRIHTARKILQQKLKEYQWNV is encoded by the coding sequence ATGAACAATGATTTTTTTAAGAAGGAAGTGCTGGCTCATTCGGCAGCGCTTATGCAATATGCGACTAAGTTTACAGGAAATGATGAGGACGCCCAAGATTTGGTTCAAAATACGTTATTAAAAGTTGTCCGAAACCATACAAAATTTGCCAAGGGCACCAATGTCCTTGGGTGGATTTATACGATTATGAGAAATACCTTCATTAATGATTGTCGTAAATCTACCTTAGCGCAGAAATATCGATCTTATCGACAGTCTCAAGAAAGCAAAGTCTTAACCTCTGTATCGAACCACGGGGAAAGAAGTTTTATAAAAGGTGAGATTCAGGAGGCGCTTCAAAGCTTACCCGAGAAATATTATCAAGCATTTATGATGCATTTCGAGGGTTATAAATATCAGGAGATAGCGGCATATCTGGATATTCCTGAAGGCACGGTAAAGACTAGAATTCATACTGCTCGGAAAATCCTTCAGCAAAAACTCAAAGAATATCAGTGGAATGTTTAA
- a CDS encoding SusC/RagA family TonB-linked outer membrane protein has product MKKRHLLLCAAMGLALHSRADAKPPFLSKDLGNLHHASLQRTIQGSVRSVSGESVPNASVSNLSTGSSVQTDEQGRFQIEGQVGHQLRVTIVGFEPRTLTVDSYNMEISLDPRDEALEEVVVVGYGTQKKVNLTGAVATLSGDELESRPIANVGQGLQGQLPGLTIKNNNTGPGNSAPQIRIRGIGTWGDANPLIVIDGIPGGNMNILNPEDIENISVLKDAASSSIYGVRGANGVILVTTKKGKSGTPSLNFNSYYGWQAPTALPKFLGSVDYMILQNEANENAGQGPTYSQDQIEIARNGSDLNYFANTDWIQEVYKKSAPQQNYNLSLQGGKDKTSYYASYGYLGEGGLVIGDNFKAGRHNARIRLSTEILDRVQLDGNLGYVDRGYNGSASGNDPLSMATSIRPLVPVRFSNGSWGYHGGQSNPVAIATDGGTDRFTSQEITANISATVNLMAGLDLRGQYGLVKYNSKRNKLLKTINYYSPDDDKLIYRSNYPNNIRMDHYSQTYQTFVGTATYRKSILEKHNFTALLGYSLEETVGADFWASRQNLPVQDLESLAVGTENQLNNSSSNQNALMSFFGRLNYDYQSRYLLEGNFRYDGSSRFHPDVRWNWFGSFSAGWVLSEESFFQDMKSFWNFAKLRLSYGTQGNDKVGRDFPYMATLSSVQITSNNPIGDEGQVGFRQTFIPNRYITWESSEKSNVGLDLAFLNSRLSVTGEYFVNNTKSIILNPPLPDVIGVGTGYPAQNSGQVQNKGWEVVVGWKDKVGELSYSANFNLSDVKNKITKLENYATNLGDKVRLEGYPLDAFYGFQADRIAQQSDFTLVGDKLVPNFPFQKGDLVAPGDLIYVPQNPDAKEITAKDDRVILGSDIPRYTYGFRGDLAYKGIDLSFFLQGVGKADGYLGGSARHPFINNSAMPQEVHLDRWTPDNLDASYPRLVYMRTHNTRLSSKWIEDASYLRLKNIQIGYSFPTQWMEKVRVSKMRVFVSADNLFTKTDFFYGYDPEIPSGNTGNFYPQVKTYVVGVNLNLK; this is encoded by the coding sequence ATGAAAAAAAGACATTTATTGCTATGCGCAGCGATGGGCTTAGCACTTCATTCACGGGCAGATGCAAAACCACCCTTCCTCAGCAAAGACCTGGGAAATTTGCACCATGCCTCCTTACAACGAACGATACAAGGATCCGTGAGAAGCGTTTCCGGCGAATCAGTTCCCAATGCATCGGTAAGTAATTTATCCACCGGAAGCTCTGTACAAACCGACGAACAAGGTCGCTTCCAAATCGAAGGACAGGTGGGTCACCAGCTCAGAGTGACCATTGTCGGCTTTGAACCCAGGACACTTACGGTGGATTCCTATAACATGGAAATTTCACTTGATCCTCGTGATGAAGCGTTGGAAGAGGTGGTTGTAGTAGGGTACGGAACGCAAAAAAAAGTGAACTTGACCGGTGCAGTAGCTACCCTGTCTGGCGATGAGTTAGAAAGCCGGCCTATTGCCAACGTAGGGCAAGGGCTACAGGGACAATTACCAGGATTGACCATTAAGAACAACAACACTGGACCAGGGAATTCTGCGCCACAAATCCGCATTCGCGGTATTGGAACTTGGGGCGATGCTAACCCACTGATCGTTATCGATGGTATACCCGGAGGTAACATGAATATTCTAAATCCCGAGGATATCGAAAATATATCAGTCCTCAAGGATGCTGCTTCCTCGTCAATTTATGGTGTGCGCGGAGCCAATGGCGTCATTTTAGTTACGACCAAAAAAGGTAAATCGGGAACACCGAGCTTAAACTTCAATAGCTATTACGGATGGCAAGCCCCCACAGCTTTGCCTAAGTTCCTCGGATCCGTGGACTATATGATTCTTCAAAACGAAGCAAACGAAAATGCTGGGCAAGGCCCTACCTACTCCCAAGATCAGATCGAGATTGCCCGAAATGGTTCTGACCTAAACTATTTCGCCAATACCGATTGGATCCAGGAAGTATATAAAAAATCAGCCCCTCAGCAAAACTATAACCTGAGCCTCCAAGGAGGAAAGGATAAAACCAGCTATTACGCTTCCTATGGATACTTGGGGGAAGGTGGACTGGTCATCGGTGATAATTTCAAAGCGGGCAGGCACAATGCTAGAATACGGTTAAGCACCGAAATTCTAGATCGCGTGCAGCTCGACGGAAATTTAGGCTATGTCGATCGCGGATATAATGGATCGGCCTCAGGAAATGATCCTTTATCCATGGCAACCTCCATACGACCGCTGGTGCCGGTGCGTTTTTCAAATGGTAGTTGGGGATATCACGGTGGCCAAAGTAACCCCGTGGCGATCGCAACAGATGGTGGAACCGATCGTTTTACCTCACAGGAAATAACAGCGAACATTTCCGCTACTGTAAACCTGATGGCCGGACTTGATCTTCGCGGACAATACGGTTTGGTAAAATATAACTCAAAGCGTAATAAACTACTCAAGACCATTAATTACTATAGTCCGGATGATGATAAATTGATCTATCGCTCAAATTATCCAAATAACATCCGCATGGATCATTATTCGCAGACCTACCAAACCTTTGTGGGGACGGCGACCTATCGAAAAAGTATCTTAGAAAAACATAACTTCACCGCCCTGCTGGGTTACTCGCTAGAAGAAACGGTTGGCGCCGATTTTTGGGCGTCTCGCCAAAACCTGCCTGTTCAGGATTTGGAATCCCTGGCAGTAGGAACGGAGAATCAGCTAAATAACAGTTCCAGTAACCAGAATGCACTCATGTCGTTCTTTGGTCGCTTAAATTACGACTATCAAAGCAGGTATCTCTTGGAAGGTAACTTTCGTTACGACGGATCATCGCGCTTTCACCCGGATGTTCGTTGGAACTGGTTCGGATCCTTCTCGGCGGGGTGGGTGCTTTCCGAAGAATCTTTCTTTCAGGATATGAAGAGCTTCTGGAATTTCGCCAAACTGCGACTTTCTTACGGTACGCAAGGTAATGATAAAGTGGGCCGCGACTTTCCATACATGGCAACCCTTTCCTCGGTACAGATCACCAGTAACAATCCGATAGGCGATGAAGGACAAGTAGGGTTTCGGCAGACATTTATCCCGAATCGCTACATCACGTGGGAATCCTCAGAAAAATCGAATGTGGGCCTAGACCTTGCATTCTTGAATTCCCGATTGAGCGTAACGGGCGAGTACTTCGTCAACAATACCAAGTCGATTATCTTAAATCCTCCATTGCCCGATGTAATTGGCGTAGGCACAGGATACCCCGCGCAGAATTCTGGACAAGTACAGAATAAGGGCTGGGAAGTTGTAGTAGGATGGAAGGACAAGGTAGGCGAACTTAGCTATTCCGCAAACTTTAACCTCTCGGATGTGAAGAATAAGATTACCAAGTTGGAGAATTATGCGACCAATTTAGGGGATAAAGTTCGATTAGAAGGCTATCCGTTGGATGCATTCTATGGATTTCAGGCGGATAGGATAGCACAGCAGAGCGACTTTACGTTGGTAGGGGACAAGTTAGTTCCCAACTTTCCATTTCAAAAAGGAGATCTGGTAGCCCCTGGTGATTTGATTTATGTTCCTCAGAATCCTGACGCAAAAGAAATTACCGCGAAGGACGACCGCGTTATCTTGGGAAGCGACATCCCACGTTACACCTACGGATTCAGGGGCGATCTGGCCTACAAGGGCATCGATTTGAGCTTTTTTTTACAAGGTGTGGGTAAAGCCGACGGTTATTTAGGCGGTTCAGCACGCCATCCATTCATCAACAACAGTGCGATGCCTCAAGAGGTGCACCTCGATCGATGGACGCCCGACAATTTAGATGCTTCCTATCCACGGCTGGTTTACATGCGAACCCATAATACGCGCCTATCATCCAAATGGATAGAAGATGCCTCGTATCTTCGATTAAAAAATATTCAGATCGGTTACAGTTTCCCGACCCAATGGATGGAGAAAGTGAGAGTTTCAAAGATGAGGGTATTTGTTTCGGCAGATAACTTATTTACCAAAACAGACTTCTTTTATGGCTACGACCCGGAAATTCCATCGGGAAATACGGGTAACTTTTACCCGCAGGTGAAAACATATGTCGTAGGTGTCAATCTTAATCTTAAATAG
- a CDS encoding RagB/SusD family nutrient uptake outer membrane protein translates to MKNIIKNITRLKHVWIFVPLVALNSCSDFLDRVPQDEIVDETYWKTQEQLEMAVTGIYSRVKAKNIIDMENMGENTMWPTTTEYKDIGSGVFPVTQPTVDNEWRNMYRDIRECNVFLENYKRAQETVAGANERLAAEVRVIRALGYSFLTSFYGDIPLILLPLEPDDPQLYEGRKKQEEVVDFLIKELDEAAAVLPEKIPTGKDLGRISRGTALALKARIALAYQRYEVAEKAAKQVMDMGVYKLYTTGDPKTSYYDLFTRNGKLASGKNQETLFARLHKMDVIMHNLSREIQVPDQFARFVPTKSLVDSYLCIDGLPIEKSPLYSDATYEDVFKNRDPRMTQTILVPGDQWGGRYDGRPVAQNPDPSIFMVPKFTQDGRGSVTTTGYYYKKYVELSAVPNYNRDDNDIHHIRYAEVLLTYAEARMEQGKLTQADLDMSINLLRDRVGMKHMDLNFLAQNGMDIRTEIRRERRIELVLEGQRYFDVRRWKEGDRLGKDIEGVKASWFAQLASSAYRKNAEGYLVVQWNRAFESPKNYLWPVPQTQIDRNPNLGQNPGW, encoded by the coding sequence ATGAAAAATATCATTAAAAATATCACTCGTTTAAAACATGTATGGATCTTTGTTCCCTTGGTGGCCCTAAATAGTTGTAGTGATTTCCTAGACCGCGTCCCTCAAGACGAAATTGTCGATGAAACCTATTGGAAGACGCAGGAACAATTGGAAATGGCCGTAACGGGAATTTATTCGCGTGTCAAAGCCAAGAACATCATCGATATGGAGAATATGGGGGAGAACACCATGTGGCCTACTACCACCGAGTATAAGGATATCGGTTCTGGCGTATTTCCGGTGACGCAGCCCACAGTGGATAACGAGTGGCGCAACATGTATCGAGACATTAGAGAATGTAACGTGTTTTTGGAAAACTATAAGCGAGCTCAAGAGACCGTAGCTGGAGCTAACGAACGTCTGGCAGCAGAGGTACGAGTCATTCGTGCTCTAGGCTATAGCTTCTTAACATCCTTCTATGGCGATATCCCGCTTATCTTATTGCCCTTAGAACCCGATGACCCTCAGCTTTATGAAGGGCGAAAAAAGCAGGAGGAAGTCGTGGACTTTTTGATTAAAGAACTTGATGAGGCAGCAGCGGTTCTTCCCGAAAAGATCCCGACAGGAAAAGACCTTGGCCGCATTAGCAGAGGAACAGCGCTTGCGTTGAAAGCCAGAATTGCACTAGCTTATCAGCGATATGAGGTAGCCGAGAAAGCAGCAAAACAGGTAATGGATATGGGGGTGTACAAGCTCTATACGACGGGCGATCCCAAAACGTCTTATTACGACCTATTCACTAGAAATGGGAAATTGGCATCTGGAAAAAATCAAGAGACCTTGTTCGCAAGACTCCACAAAATGGACGTGATCATGCACAATTTAAGTCGAGAGATTCAAGTACCCGACCAATTTGCGCGTTTCGTGCCGACTAAATCACTGGTAGATTCCTACCTGTGTATCGATGGGCTGCCGATCGAGAAATCACCGCTTTACAGCGATGCGACCTACGAAGATGTATTTAAAAATCGCGATCCCCGAATGACCCAGACCATCTTGGTGCCCGGAGATCAATGGGGAGGACGATATGACGGTCGCCCCGTAGCACAGAATCCAGATCCAAGTATTTTTATGGTACCCAAATTTACCCAGGACGGACGCGGATCGGTAACTACAACTGGCTATTATTATAAGAAATATGTAGAGCTGTCTGCTGTGCCCAACTACAACCGGGATGATAACGATATCCATCATATCCGCTACGCAGAAGTATTATTGACTTATGCAGAAGCACGAATGGAACAAGGTAAATTAACGCAAGCCGACTTGGATATGTCGATCAATCTGCTAAGGGATCGCGTGGGGATGAAACATATGGACCTGAATTTTTTAGCGCAGAACGGCATGGATATACGTACGGAAATCCGCCGTGAACGTCGCATCGAGCTTGTTCTGGAAGGGCAGCGCTATTTTGATGTTCGCCGATGGAAAGAAGGTGATCGATTGGGTAAAGATATTGAAGGCGTAAAAGCATCTTGGTTTGCGCAGCTAGCAAGCTCCGCGTATAGAAAGAATGCAGAAGGATATTTGGTAGTACAGTGGAACAGAGCTTTCGAGAGCCCTAAAAACTACCTATGGCCCGTGCCGCAGACTCAGATCGACAGAAACCCGAACTTAGGTCAGAATCCAGGTTGGTAA
- a CDS encoding DUF4134 domain-containing protein, with amino-acid sequence MLLLFICTLHSHAQDGIAGINAANEQVRSYFEEGTKLMYAVGAILGLIGAVKVFQKWNNGDPDTGKVAAAWFGSCVFLVVVATVIKSFFGV; translated from the coding sequence ATGCTCCTACTTTTTATCTGCACATTACATAGCCATGCTCAAGATGGTATCGCCGGAATCAATGCCGCCAACGAGCAGGTGCGTAGCTATTTCGAGGAAGGTACCAAGTTGATGTATGCTGTAGGGGCTATACTTGGTCTTATCGGTGCCGTTAAGGTTTTTCAGAAATGGAACAACGGCGACCCCGATACTGGTAAGGTGGCGGCAGCATGGTTCGGAAGCTGCGTTTTTCTGGTTGTCGTGGCAACGGTTATCAAATCATTCTTTGGCGTTTAA
- a CDS encoding DUF4133 domain-containing protein: MANSIYSINKGVNQPIMFKGFKAQYITYLAIGLVALLLLFAIMHFFGVPSYLSVPGVLIAGLFWVRYIHLLSNRYGQFGLLKKLAISRMPNSLHIDSRRVFIRPNKS; encoded by the coding sequence ATGGCAAACTCAATTTACTCCATCAATAAAGGGGTTAACCAACCCATTATGTTCAAGGGATTTAAGGCCCAATACATCACGTATCTAGCTATTGGTCTGGTAGCATTGCTCCTGCTGTTTGCGATCATGCACTTTTTTGGCGTTCCCTCCTACCTGAGTGTGCCCGGCGTGCTCATCGCGGGGCTTTTCTGGGTACGATACATTCACCTTTTAAGCAACCGATATGGTCAATTTGGCCTATTGAAAAAGCTGGCGATAAGTCGCATGCCCAATAGCCTACACATCGACTCGCGCCGTGTATTTATCCGACCTAACAAATCATAA